A section of the Centropristis striata isolate RG_2023a ecotype Rhode Island chromosome 7, C.striata_1.0, whole genome shotgun sequence genome encodes:
- the hnrnpk gene encoding heterogeneous nuclear ribonucleoprotein K isoform X2, with protein METEIEQQEDTSFGNTETNGKRPAEDADEQKSFKRSRNSDEMVELRILLQSKNAGAVIGKGGKNIKALRTDYNASVSVPDSSGPERILSISADIETVGEILLKIIPTLEEYQQYNGMDFDCELRLLIHQSLAGSIIGVKGAKIKELRENTKTSIKLFQECCPQSTDRVVLVGGKTERVVECIKTMLELIAEAPIKGRAQPYDPNFYDETYEYGGFTVMFEERGGGRRLLGGFPMRGGRSSGGDRGFDRMPSSRGGRGPMPPSRRDYDEMSPRRGPPPPPHPSRVGRGSGRGRNMPMGHPHRGGEDRYYDSYRGSDDRSNDRRGRPDRYSDNMSGGGYDNSSSWDSYQSGGRSSYNDMGGPVITTQVTIPKDLAGSIIGKGGQRIKQIRHESGASIKIDEPLEGSEDRIITITGTQDQIQNAQYLLQNSVLHLLGHKD; from the exons ATGGAGACAGAAATTGAACAGCAAGAAGATACTTCATTCGGCAACACGGAGACTAACg GTAAGCGCCCTGCTGAGGATGCAGATGAGCAGAAATCATTCAAGCGCTCCAGGAACTCGGACGAGATGGTTGAGCTCCGCATTCTCCTGCAGAGCAAA AATGCAGGAGCTGTAATTGGAAAGGGTGGCAAAAACATTAAAGCCCTTCGTACAGAC TACAATGCCAGTGTGTCAGTCCCAGACAGCAGTGGGCCTGAGCG CATCCTAAGCATCAGTGCAGACATCGAGACAGTTGGAGAAATCCTGCTGAAAATTATCCCAACACTGGAAGAG TACCAGCAGTACAATGGCATGGATTTTGATTGTGAGCTTCGCCTGCTGATCCACCAGAGCCTGGCTGGCTCAATTATTGGAGTGAAGGGAGCCAAGATCAAGGAGCTCCGAGAG aACACAAAGACCAGCATCAAGCTGTTTCAGGAGTGTTGTCCTCAGTCGACAGACCGGGTGGTGCTGGTCGGCGGTAAAACTGAGAGGGTGGTGGAGTGTATCAAGACTATGCTGGAGCTCATTGCTGAA GCTCCCATAAAGGGCCGTGCCCAGCCCTACGACCCAAACTTCTACGATGAAACGTATGAATACGGTGGTTTCACTGTGATGTTTGAAGAAAGGGGAGGTGGTCGCAGGCTTCTGGGAGGGTTCCCCATGCGTGGGGGCAGGTCCAGCGGGGGAGACCGCGGATTTGACCGAATGCCCTCTAGCAGAGGGGGACGGGGACCCATGCCTCCCTCCCGTCGGGATTACGATGAGATGAGCCCCCGCCGAggtcctcctccaccaccccaCCCGAGTAGAGTTGGCAGGGGGAGTGGCCGTGGACGCAACATGCCCATGGGACACCCACACAGAGGAGG AGAAGACCGTTACTATGACTCGTACCGTGGCTCAGATGACAGGTCCAA TGACAGAAGAGGCAGACCGGATCGCTATAGTGATAACATG agtGGAGGAGGATATG ACAACAGTTCCTCATGGGATAGCTACCAGTCAG GTGGACGTAGCTCCTATAATGACATGGGAGGCCCTGTCATCACCACACAAGTGACGATCCCTAAAGAT CTGGCTGGCTCTATCATTGGTAAGGGAGGCCAACGGATCAAACAGATCCGCCATGAGTCAGGAGCCTCCATCAAGATCGATGAGCCTTTGGAAGGTTCCGAGGACCGAATAATCACCATTACTGGCACCCAGGATCAGATCCAGAATGCCCAGTACCTTCTACAGAACAG TGTGCTGCACCTGCTTGGACACAAGGACTAA
- the hnrnpk gene encoding heterogeneous nuclear ribonucleoprotein K isoform X1, whose protein sequence is METEIEQQEDTSFGNTETNGKRPAEDADEQKSFKRSRNSDEMVELRILLQSKNAGAVIGKGGKNIKALRTDYNASVSVPDSSGPERILSISADIETVGEILLKIIPTLEEYQQYNGMDFDCELRLLIHQSLAGSIIGVKGAKIKELRENTKTSIKLFQECCPQSTDRVVLVGGKTERVVECIKTMLELIAEAPIKGRAQPYDPNFYDETYEYGGFTVMFEERGGGRRLLGGFPMRGGRSSGGDRGFDRMPSSRGGRGPMPPSRRDYDEMSPRRGPPPPPHPSRVGRGSGRGRNMPMGHPHRGGEDRYYDSYRGSDDRSNDRRGRPDRYSDNMSGGGYDNSSSWDSYQSGGRSSYNDMGGPVITTQVTIPKDLAGSIIGKGGQRIKQIRHESGASIKIDEPLEGSEDRIITITGTQDQIQNAQYLLQNSVKQYSGHLL, encoded by the exons ATGGAGACAGAAATTGAACAGCAAGAAGATACTTCATTCGGCAACACGGAGACTAACg GTAAGCGCCCTGCTGAGGATGCAGATGAGCAGAAATCATTCAAGCGCTCCAGGAACTCGGACGAGATGGTTGAGCTCCGCATTCTCCTGCAGAGCAAA AATGCAGGAGCTGTAATTGGAAAGGGTGGCAAAAACATTAAAGCCCTTCGTACAGAC TACAATGCCAGTGTGTCAGTCCCAGACAGCAGTGGGCCTGAGCG CATCCTAAGCATCAGTGCAGACATCGAGACAGTTGGAGAAATCCTGCTGAAAATTATCCCAACACTGGAAGAG TACCAGCAGTACAATGGCATGGATTTTGATTGTGAGCTTCGCCTGCTGATCCACCAGAGCCTGGCTGGCTCAATTATTGGAGTGAAGGGAGCCAAGATCAAGGAGCTCCGAGAG aACACAAAGACCAGCATCAAGCTGTTTCAGGAGTGTTGTCCTCAGTCGACAGACCGGGTGGTGCTGGTCGGCGGTAAAACTGAGAGGGTGGTGGAGTGTATCAAGACTATGCTGGAGCTCATTGCTGAA GCTCCCATAAAGGGCCGTGCCCAGCCCTACGACCCAAACTTCTACGATGAAACGTATGAATACGGTGGTTTCACTGTGATGTTTGAAGAAAGGGGAGGTGGTCGCAGGCTTCTGGGAGGGTTCCCCATGCGTGGGGGCAGGTCCAGCGGGGGAGACCGCGGATTTGACCGAATGCCCTCTAGCAGAGGGGGACGGGGACCCATGCCTCCCTCCCGTCGGGATTACGATGAGATGAGCCCCCGCCGAggtcctcctccaccaccccaCCCGAGTAGAGTTGGCAGGGGGAGTGGCCGTGGACGCAACATGCCCATGGGACACCCACACAGAGGAGG AGAAGACCGTTACTATGACTCGTACCGTGGCTCAGATGACAGGTCCAA TGACAGAAGAGGCAGACCGGATCGCTATAGTGATAACATG agtGGAGGAGGATATG ACAACAGTTCCTCATGGGATAGCTACCAGTCAG GTGGACGTAGCTCCTATAATGACATGGGAGGCCCTGTCATCACCACACAAGTGACGATCCCTAAAGAT CTGGCTGGCTCTATCATTGGTAAGGGAGGCCAACGGATCAAACAGATCCGCCATGAGTCAGGAGCCTCCATCAAGATCGATGAGCCTTTGGAAGGTTCCGAGGACCGAATAATCACCATTACTGGCACCCAGGATCAGATCCAGAATGCCCAGTACCTTCTACAGAACAG tgtgaaGCAGTACTCTGGTCATTTGCTGTAG
- the hnrnpk gene encoding heterogeneous nuclear ribonucleoprotein K isoform X3, whose product METEIEQQEDTSFGNTETNGKRPAEDADEQKSFKRSRNSDEMVELRILLQSKNAGAVIGKGGKNIKALRTDYNASVSVPDSSGPERILSISADIETVGEILLKIIPTLEEYQQYNGMDFDCELRLLIHQSLAGSIIGVKGAKIKELRENTKTSIKLFQECCPQSTDRVVLVGGKTERVVECIKTMLELIAEAPIKGRAQPYDPNFYDETYEYGGFTVMFEERGGGRRLLGGFPMRGGRSSGGDRGFDRMPSSRGGRGPMPPSRRDYDEMSPRRGPPPPPHPSRVGRGSGRGRNMPMGHPHRGGEDRYYDSYRGSDDRSNDRRGRPDRYSDNMSCVHSSGICGKMKRIGCTVCNPFLFLFIFYRVEEDMTTVPHGIATSQVDVAPIMTWEALSSPHK is encoded by the exons ATGGAGACAGAAATTGAACAGCAAGAAGATACTTCATTCGGCAACACGGAGACTAACg GTAAGCGCCCTGCTGAGGATGCAGATGAGCAGAAATCATTCAAGCGCTCCAGGAACTCGGACGAGATGGTTGAGCTCCGCATTCTCCTGCAGAGCAAA AATGCAGGAGCTGTAATTGGAAAGGGTGGCAAAAACATTAAAGCCCTTCGTACAGAC TACAATGCCAGTGTGTCAGTCCCAGACAGCAGTGGGCCTGAGCG CATCCTAAGCATCAGTGCAGACATCGAGACAGTTGGAGAAATCCTGCTGAAAATTATCCCAACACTGGAAGAG TACCAGCAGTACAATGGCATGGATTTTGATTGTGAGCTTCGCCTGCTGATCCACCAGAGCCTGGCTGGCTCAATTATTGGAGTGAAGGGAGCCAAGATCAAGGAGCTCCGAGAG aACACAAAGACCAGCATCAAGCTGTTTCAGGAGTGTTGTCCTCAGTCGACAGACCGGGTGGTGCTGGTCGGCGGTAAAACTGAGAGGGTGGTGGAGTGTATCAAGACTATGCTGGAGCTCATTGCTGAA GCTCCCATAAAGGGCCGTGCCCAGCCCTACGACCCAAACTTCTACGATGAAACGTATGAATACGGTGGTTTCACTGTGATGTTTGAAGAAAGGGGAGGTGGTCGCAGGCTTCTGGGAGGGTTCCCCATGCGTGGGGGCAGGTCCAGCGGGGGAGACCGCGGATTTGACCGAATGCCCTCTAGCAGAGGGGGACGGGGACCCATGCCTCCCTCCCGTCGGGATTACGATGAGATGAGCCCCCGCCGAggtcctcctccaccaccccaCCCGAGTAGAGTTGGCAGGGGGAGTGGCCGTGGACGCAACATGCCCATGGGACACCCACACAGAGGAGG AGAAGACCGTTACTATGACTCGTACCGTGGCTCAGATGACAGGTCCAA TGACAGAAGAGGCAGACCGGATCGCTATAGTGATAACATG TCCTGCGTCCATTCATCTGGGATCTGTGGGAAGATGAAAAGAATCGGCTGTACCGTATGTAACccgtttctgtttctgtttattttttacagagtGGAGGAGGATATG ACAACAGTTCCTCATGGGATAGCTACCAGTCAG GTGGACGTAGCTCCTATAATGACATGGGAGGCCCTGTCATCACCACACAAGTGA
- the qng1 gene encoding queuosine salvage protein isoform X1, whose product MDIVSGFLSWLLMIGLSDRDEFTAEDSDWPTARNQVVKTRSNTSLWFTLHAFIVGQCIMEPPLLPRESGQFIAERSQDVFVEDEGVQKVAEMLYNLRHSDALTTSGWKKANPLAPATTSDQALNWVFVVDTMNFSFWPEEETQQCEVTYKGTTYTGYMTLCAAITRAMDEGIAITDPKYFSQMSVEELAHVLRSDNETPMPMLQERHQVLTEGGRVLQEHGGSFLSFISQAGNDARKMVEFIVEKIPSYRDEATYEGKRVSLYKRAQILVADSWGIMQDGDITNMDWLTMFADYRVPQALVYLGALRYSDALMQALKNGELLSSGDRREVEIRGCSIWSVELIKERLCKLVQERDRQTCSANSAIIDFYLWPYAKQHHKEMAHIPIHHTRCIYY is encoded by the exons ATGGATATTGTTTCCGGTTTCCTCTCCTGGCTTCTTATGATTGGTTTATCAGACCGTGATGAGTTCACGGCGGAGGACTCTGATTGGCCAACAGCTCGAAACCAGGTAGTGAAAACACGAAGCAACACGAGTTTGTGGTTTACTTTGCACGCCTTCATCG TAGGACAGTGCATCATGGAGCCACCTCTGCTTCCCCGTGAGTCTGGGCAATTCATAGCAGAGCGGAGTCAGGATGTGTTTGTGGAAGATGAAGGAGTGCAGAAGGTGGCAGAGATGCTCTACAACCTCCGACACAGTGACGCTCTGACCACCAGTGGCTGGAAGAAGGCGAATCCATTGGCCCCAGCAACCACCTCGGATCAGG CCCTGAACTGGGTGTTTGTGGTCGACACCATGAACTTCTCCTTTTGGCCGGAGGAAGAAACTCAACAGTGTGAGGTGACCTATAAAGGGACCACGTACACGGGCTACATGACCCTTTGTGCTGCCATCACCAGAGCCATGGATGAAG GTATAGCCATCACTGATCCGAAGTACTTCTCTCAGATGAGTGTGGAGGAGTTGGCACACGTCCTTCGATCAGACAATGAAACACCGATGCCCATGCTTCAAGAGCGGCACCAG GTGCTGACTGAAGGTGGTCGCGTGCTGCAGGAACACGGCGGAAGCTTCTTGAGTTTTATCAGCCAAGCCGGAAACGATGCCCGGAAGATGGTGGAATTTATCGTGGAGAAGATCCCTTCCTACAGGGACGAGGCTACATATGAG GGGAAGAGAGTCTCGTTGTACAAGCGAGCCCAGATCCTGGTGGCAGATTCTTGGGGTATAATGCAGGACGGAGACATCACAAACATGGACTGGCTCACCATGTTCGCAGACTACAGGGTCCCTCAGGCTCTCGTCTACCTCGGAGCGCTACGATACTCTGACGCTCTGATGCAGGCGCTGAAAAACG GTGAGCTGCTGAGTTCAGGGGACAGGAGGGAGGTCGAGATCCGAGGTTGTTCGATTTGGTCCGTGGAGCTCATCAAAGAACGTCTCTGCAAGCTGgtgcaggagagagacagacagacctgcAGCGCCAACTCCGCGATCATCGACTTCTACTTGTGGCCTTATGCCAAGCAGCACCACAAAGAGATGGCCCACATTCCCATACACCACACACGCTGTATTTACTACTGA
- the LOC131974109 gene encoding kinesin-like protein KIF27, with the protein MSEVCVRVALRIRPLLRKEVLHNHQVCVRVVPDSAQVMLGSDRLFSFDHAFGPTASQDEVYESCVQPLVESLVDGYNATVFCYGQTGSGKTYTLGGGSLDEEGGIIDRVAQDVFLSLEEKRKNSDGVEATVRVSYMELYREELRDLLELHTIHKELHIREDERGNTVVVGAKEMVVTSAEELLSVLETGNALRHTGTTGMNEHSSRSHAILTLQLIQCCNNKSSLKSVSSSKLCLVDLAGSERAGKTGNTGTRLKESVQINTGLLALGNVIRALSDPARNRRGNSCNSAHIPYRDAKITRLLRDSLGGTAHTLMVACVSPSHPSVAETLSVLQFASKARHIRNRPGVISSHTDVKSCPPTWDPGEARMGELEYEVQTLRELLKEKEREMERERTHGRAGEGDSFKQSCQMSDSDQKVNQEEPSQYRVLALEAAALLANISGPTSSHSFRQRLQDWQERLMAVNQLHQANEKDSSEEDGDQPHHVTIIKLREELNKCKEALTIEEQLLEQKEAELRQARKEVEELLQESKTYLQALEEEKERSRIQTEQLVDQQILISRLRSDLLTLRGATSGAAIETGASGKRPHSVPLIRHSWGHGPPRRIHSSPPAYSLERVMAAFKMRSQLLLAEIEEKDEVYCPFIKQRAESKDKDQEKEEEGDDNFVGRMGLRRPLNRTWTGQQKKSALKEKNAGIDQTSNGNPIVQQPQRATGTKENLGEQSHMRKVRLRASITQRRIQDLSVNMRLKEELIKELDKTDKETQAVDRHGRHSDDGSVLARLSMQSQQVRAELYHSLKHMRLQKAQLQSSLRQQREANNNKEHDQNWEVRAEDLTVCQNNHKEELKDKPHDFIWLEEEEEQVLNKRAELQELEEELRRREEVLLRREACLQQKNKLETKMLRSSQALSQDLMRVSVRLGSLEEQLQSSSSIRLTRGLTMEELEKERDTLKKRRDTLDAQLKDNRVLTVEEEHSLLQLEEAIEALDAALEFKSHSIQDKQKKLQITDSSSHQSQSTEPAKLCDVIRKLKGLSSNEASELLVKYFNKVVCLREEERHLRLHCEELQLHAGEQEVVVREMEVAMQRLALDADRRLTQQHQDHQNNIQLLLQKLKEGGAGEAIEDRLQHLEKELFFYKSSSRELKKKLKEVVTDALHPVHQPSHTQELRQKHNVQINASAKDPQMHTGEVQTRTHIATTYTKIQAEQTDKNTHNDPHIKRHAYPITSPSSFSDPQACKMTQMLQYNHTHSQSQGCERAAGHSGESSEMTPVRLYRRELRQISTADLQVCSSATGRRQSVLDTSTESILEDSIEVPRKTDR; encoded by the exons ATGAGCGAGGTGTGTGTCCGGGTGGCGCTCCGTATCCGTCCCCTGCTCCGCAAAGAAGTCCTCCACAACCACCAGGTGTGTGTGCGGGTGGTGCCGGACTCCGCGCAGGTGATGCTCGGCTCAGACCGACTCTTCTCCTTCGACCACGCATTTGGACCGACAGCCAGCCAGGATGAGGTGTACGAGTCGTGCGTCCAGCCCCTGGTGGAGTCACTGGTCGACGGCTACAATGCCACTGTCTTCTGCTATGGACAGACAGGCTCAGGGAAGACATACACACTCGGAGGGGGGAGCCTAG ATGAAGAGGGAGGAATCATTGACCGTGTGGCCCAGGATGTGTTCTTGTCgctggaggaaaagaggaagaaCAGCGATGGTGTGGAAGCCACAGTGCGGGTCTCATATATGGAGCTGTACAGGGAGGAGCTGAGAGACCTGCTGGAGCTGCACACTATTCACAAAGAGCTTCATATTAGAGAGGATGAAAGGGGAAACACtg TGGTGGTGGGAGCCAAAGAGATGGTTGTCACCTCAGCAGAGGAGCTACTAAGCGTTCTCGAGACGGGGAATGCCCTGCGACACACTGGCACAACAGGAATGAACGAGCACTCCAGCCGCTCTCATGCCATCCTCACCCTTCAGCTTATCCAGTGTTGCAACAACAAATCCTCCTTAAAATCCGTCAGCTCTTCCAAACTCTGTCTGGTTGACCTTGCTGGCTCGGAGCGTGCGGGAAAAACTGGAAACACTGGAACAAGACTGAAAGAGTCTGTTCAGATCAACACAGGCCTGCTCGCTCTGGGCAACGTCATCCGTGCCCTCTCTGACCCCGCTCGAAATCGGCGTGGTAACAGTTGCAACAGTGCACACATACCGTACCGTGATGCCAAGATCACCCGTCTCCTCCGTGATTCACTAGGAGGCACCGCCCATACGCTCATGGTGGCATGTGTAAGCCCCTCTCACCCCAGTGTAGCTGAGACTCTGAGTGTCCTGCAGTTTGCATCCAAGGCCCGGCACATTCGTAACCGTCCTGGAGTTATATCTTCTCATACAGACGTTAAATCATGTCCTCCAACCTGGGACCCTGGTGAGGCTCGAATGGGTGAGCTTGAGTATGAAGTACAGACACTAAGAGAACTACttaaagaaaaggagagagagatggaaaggGAGAGGACACACGGAAGAGCTGGAGAGGGGGACAGCTTCAAACAGTCCTGTCAGATGTCTGATTCAGATCAGAAGGTGAACCAAGAGGAACCATCACAGTACCGCGTCCTGGCACTGGAAGCTGCAGCCCTGCTTGCAAATATCTCTGGCCCCACTTCAAGTCATTCTTTCAGGCAGCGTCTGCAGGATTGGCAGGAGAGACTCATGGCTGTCAATCAATTGCATCAAGCTAATGAGAAAGATTCTTCAGAGGAGGATGGAGATCAACCCCACCATGTCACCATAATAAAGCTAAGAGAAGAACTCAACAAATGCAAG GAAGCTCTCACCATAGAGGAACAGCTGTTGGAGCAGAAAGAGGCAGAGCTGAGACAGGCCCGAAAAGAAGTAGAGGAACTTCTTCAAGAGAGCAAAACCTACCTTCAGGCcttggaggaagaaaaggaacgTAGTCGTATACAG ACTGAACAACTTGTGGACCAGCAGATCCTCATCAGTCGTCTTCGCAGTGATCTTTTGACCTTAAGGGGTGCTACCTCAGGGGCTGCCATAGAAACCGGGGCTTCAGGCAAAAGACCCCACAGTGTCCCTCTGATCAGACACAGCTGGGGACACGGACCTCCCAGGAGG attCACTCCAGCCCCCCGGCCTATTCACTGGAGAGGGTGATGGCAGCTTTTAAGATGCGCAGTCAACTCCTGCTGGCTGAAATCGAGGAGAAGGATGAGGTGTACTGTCCATTCATAAAACAACGGGCAGAGAGCAAAGACAAGGAtcaagagaaggaggaggagggagatgaTAACTTTGTGGGCAGAATGGGATTGAG GCGTCCTTTAAATCGAACATGGACCGGCCAGCAGAAGAAATCAGCTCTGAAAGAGAAGAACGCTGGAATAGACCAAACATCAAATGGAAATCCAATAGTACAACAGCCTCAACGAGCCACAG GAACCAAGGAAAACCTTGGTGAGCAAAGCCATATGAGAAAGGTGAGGCTAAGAGCCAGCATCACTCAGAGAAGGATTCAAGATCTGTCAGTCAACATGCGCTTGAAAGAGGAACTCATCAAAGAGCTTGACAAAACTG ACAAGGAGACCCAAGCAGTGGACAGACATGGCAGGCACAGTGATGATGGCAGCGTCTTGGCAAGACTCTCCATGCAGAGTCAGCAGGTCCGAGCAGAGCTGTACCACAGCCTGAAGCACATGAGACTGCAAAAAGCACAGCTTCAGAGCAGCCTCAGGCAGCAGAGAGaggccaacaacaacaaagaacatGACCAAAATTGG GAGGTCAGAGCAGAAGATTTGACTGTGTGCCAAAACAATCACAAGGAAGAGTTAAAAGACAAG CCGCATGACTTTATttggctggaggaggaggaggagcaggtacTTAACAagagagcagagctgcaggagctggaggaggagctgaggaggagagaggaggtgctCCTGCGCCGGGAGGCCTGTctacaacagaaaaacaaactggagACCAAGATGCTACGCTCCAGTCAG GCTCTGAGTCAGGACCTGATGCGTGTGTCTGTACGGTTGGGGTCTCTGGAGGAGCAGCTACAGAGCAGCAGTAGTATAAGGCTGACTAGAGGACTCACCATGGAGGAactggagaaagagagggatacACTTAAAAAGAGAAGAGACACTCTGGATGCCCAGCTGAAGGACAACAGAGTGCTCACGGTGGAG GAGGAGCATTCTCTGCTTCAGCTGGAGGAAGCTATTGAAGCTCTGGATGCAGCTCTGGAGTTTAAAAGCCATTCCATCCAGGACAAACAGAAAAAGCTGCAAATCACAGACTCCTCTTCGCATCAATCACAAAGCACTGAACCCGCTAAACTATGTGATGTCATCAGAAAGCTGAAGGGACTCTCATCTAATGAGGCTTCGGAGCTGCTAGTCAAATATTTTAACAAG GTTGTTTGTCTTCGTGAGGAAGAGCGCCATTTGCGTTTGCATTGTGAAGAGCTGCAGCTTCATGCTGGAGAACAAGAGGTGGTGGTGCGGGAGATGGAGGTCGCCATGCAGCGCCTGGCCCTGGATGCGGACCGAAGACTCACCCAACAACACCAAGATCACCAGAACAACATCCAGCTACTGCTGCAGAAACTTAAAG aggGTGGTGCAGGAGAGGCTATCGAAGACAGACTGCAGCATCTGGAGAAAGAGCTGTTTTTCTACAAAAGCTCCAGCAGGGAGCTTAAAAAGAAACTCAAGGAGGTTGTCACTGATGCCCTACACCCTGTCCATcagccctcacacacacaggaactcAGACAAAAGCACAATGTGCAGATAAATGCAAGTGCAAAAGACCCCCAGATGCACACTGGTGAGGTACAGACACGGACACATATTGCAACAACATACACAAAGatacaagctgagcaaacggacaaaaacacacacaatgatccTCATATAAAAAGACATGCATATCCAATCACCAGTCCGTCATCGTTTTCTGACCCCCAAGcatgcaaaatgacacaaatgctTCAATACAACCACACACACTCGCAGTCTCAGGGGTGTGAAAGGGCTGCTGGTCACTCTGGGGAAAGTTCAGAGATGACACCGGTCCGTTTATATCGCAGAGAGCTGAGACAGATCTCTACAGCTGACCTGCAGGTCTGTAGTTCTGCCACAGGGAGGCGACAGTCTGTTTTGGATACCAGCACAGAATCAATACTAGAAGACTCAATAGAAGTGCCCAGAAAAACTGACAGATGA
- the qng1 gene encoding queuosine salvage protein isoform X2 has protein sequence MDIVSGFLSWLLMIGLSDRDEFTAEDSDWPTARNQVVKTRSNTSLWFTLHAFIGQCIMEPPLLPRESGQFIAERSQDVFVEDEGVQKVAEMLYNLRHSDALTTSGWKKANPLAPATTSDQALNWVFVVDTMNFSFWPEEETQQCEVTYKGTTYTGYMTLCAAITRAMDEGIAITDPKYFSQMSVEELAHVLRSDNETPMPMLQERHQVLTEGGRVLQEHGGSFLSFISQAGNDARKMVEFIVEKIPSYRDEATYEGKRVSLYKRAQILVADSWGIMQDGDITNMDWLTMFADYRVPQALVYLGALRYSDALMQALKNGELLSSGDRREVEIRGCSIWSVELIKERLCKLVQERDRQTCSANSAIIDFYLWPYAKQHHKEMAHIPIHHTRCIYY, from the exons ATGGATATTGTTTCCGGTTTCCTCTCCTGGCTTCTTATGATTGGTTTATCAGACCGTGATGAGTTCACGGCGGAGGACTCTGATTGGCCAACAGCTCGAAACCAGGTAGTGAAAACACGAAGCAACACGAGTTTGTGGTTTACTTTGCACGCCTTCATCG GACAGTGCATCATGGAGCCACCTCTGCTTCCCCGTGAGTCTGGGCAATTCATAGCAGAGCGGAGTCAGGATGTGTTTGTGGAAGATGAAGGAGTGCAGAAGGTGGCAGAGATGCTCTACAACCTCCGACACAGTGACGCTCTGACCACCAGTGGCTGGAAGAAGGCGAATCCATTGGCCCCAGCAACCACCTCGGATCAGG CCCTGAACTGGGTGTTTGTGGTCGACACCATGAACTTCTCCTTTTGGCCGGAGGAAGAAACTCAACAGTGTGAGGTGACCTATAAAGGGACCACGTACACGGGCTACATGACCCTTTGTGCTGCCATCACCAGAGCCATGGATGAAG GTATAGCCATCACTGATCCGAAGTACTTCTCTCAGATGAGTGTGGAGGAGTTGGCACACGTCCTTCGATCAGACAATGAAACACCGATGCCCATGCTTCAAGAGCGGCACCAG GTGCTGACTGAAGGTGGTCGCGTGCTGCAGGAACACGGCGGAAGCTTCTTGAGTTTTATCAGCCAAGCCGGAAACGATGCCCGGAAGATGGTGGAATTTATCGTGGAGAAGATCCCTTCCTACAGGGACGAGGCTACATATGAG GGGAAGAGAGTCTCGTTGTACAAGCGAGCCCAGATCCTGGTGGCAGATTCTTGGGGTATAATGCAGGACGGAGACATCACAAACATGGACTGGCTCACCATGTTCGCAGACTACAGGGTCCCTCAGGCTCTCGTCTACCTCGGAGCGCTACGATACTCTGACGCTCTGATGCAGGCGCTGAAAAACG GTGAGCTGCTGAGTTCAGGGGACAGGAGGGAGGTCGAGATCCGAGGTTGTTCGATTTGGTCCGTGGAGCTCATCAAAGAACGTCTCTGCAAGCTGgtgcaggagagagacagacagacctgcAGCGCCAACTCCGCGATCATCGACTTCTACTTGTGGCCTTATGCCAAGCAGCACCACAAAGAGATGGCCCACATTCCCATACACCACACACGCTGTATTTACTACTGA